The Leishmania panamensis strain MHOM/PA/94/PSC-1 chromosome 12 sequence genome includes the window TTCTGAGAGAGAGCAATGTGGAGCTGACGGAGTTGCCTCTGCAACTCGGCGAGGTCGTCTGACCACTTCAACTCTACCAACGACGCCATCGGCGTTATCAACAGCGACAAGCACTCAGACCCGTCTCAGAGACGGCGGCATTGCACACACGCTTGAACAACTTGCCagccgacagcagcagctcttgcATTCACTGGGCCATCGACCACACGCGATAGTCCCGGCCGCGCACAGTGCCACTGTCTCATCCCCGTCACCGTGGCAAGCGACAGCTGCAGACCCTCACCTCAACGAGGACTTGCGGAGCGGTGCCAGTATCACTGTGCCCAGATCTCTTTTCCCGCAGGAGCGCGGATGCTACATTCAGCACCAGGGCCAGCACGAACCTGAAGAGAGCCGCGGCGTAGTACGGTcgtctgtgggtgtgagcGCGGCTGGGGAAGTACCTGCAGACGCCGCCGACTCTGTGTTGACTGTCAGTGCACGTTTGCCTAACACTGATTCCGCACACTTCGGGAGAAGCGTTGTTGCAGAAGGTCATCCTGCAGCCTCGGCACGCTgtgtgaaggagagcgaTATCAGCGCCGATGTCGAGCTTGATCCTCGGCAGCTCTCCTACTcgaccaccgccaccacggctCAGCTCACGGATGCACAAAAGGAGGGCCAATCAGCGGCGCGGAAGGGAATGAGCGACTCGACAGCAGTGGCTCAAGGAGCACAGCCCGGAATTGAAGGGCAAGATCGGTGGCTAGCGGGGTCAGCGCTCACAgtaggggtggtggtgacgacCACGGCAAGCGCAAGGTCTGCGCCATCCGTCTCTGAGGTGtcatcgctgtcgcagctcgAGAGACGGTTCGCCGCGCCATTCTGATCAGGACAGGGGAGAGGTCTAAaggaggtgtgcgtgcgtgcgtgcgagaCCCGAGAGGAGCCGTCCTGCACGAAGGTGAGCGAGGTGGCGAGGCAGAGCGCCGCCAGGCCGCAGAAAAAGGCCGCACTGCACTTCTGCTCATTGACGGACTGACGAAgcgccactccccccccATTCGCAGGTATGGGAACGTCCTTGTCCTTtccgaggaagaggaaatgGCGCCGATCATCACGATGATGCAACCCCACAGAACTGCGGAGCTGATACGcggtaggggggaggggcggaaGGCTACACCAACGCGTCGCCTACGTCAACCAAAGAAACACGCAAATCGAACGCAACGGAGGAGAAAGACTTGGTTGCAGGAACAGTGCTAGGgaatgtggtggtggccgtgACCTTTGGCGTTGGCGTATCAGCAGCGAAGGGTAGCCGGTAGGTACGCACGCGCAATCGTGATCTCAGGGAGATGAGGATGCctgaaaggggaggggaaggggctcgatgcgcgtgtgtatgcgtgtgtatgccttCTCGCTCCACTACATCGAGGTtggcccttctctcctctcttctcttagTCCCTTACACATTTTCGCTCTGACGACGCATCCTCTGTATCAAGCGGAGTACGCGTGGAAGCTGACCCGGTACAAGCACGACTGCCGCCGTACaagcaccccccccccccacacacacactcacacacataccTGAAAGAAAGAAGACTTACCGTCACAGTCAGAGCTTACAACATGCTGCGCAACGTTGCTTGTCGCTTGGCACCGAAGCCGTGCCACCTAAACCCCCGTGTAATCGAGGCGGAGTACGCCGTGCGAGGGTTAATCCCATCCCGCGCGGACGAGATCAAGGCGGATCTGGCCGCTGGCCGCGGCTCCTACTCGTTCCAGAGCCTTGTGTACTGCAACATTGGTAACCCGCAGTCGCTGGGGCAGATGCCACTGACGTTCTACCGGCAGGTAATGGCGCTGGTGGATGCGCCGTTTCTGCTGGAGGACCCGGAGATAGTCGCGCGGCTGCCAGTGGACGCCGTTGCGCGAGCACGTGAGTTCCTTGCGGAGATCGGCACGGGCACGGGGGCGTACACGGAGTCGTTTGGGTACCGGTtcgcacgcgctgctgttgctgcccaCATTAACCAGCACAGCCACCACGTAGGCCCCGCTGCAACGGTGGACGATGTCTGTCTGACGGACGGGGCGAGCACGGGTGTGAAGGTGTTTCTGCAAGTTCTTATTGGTGGTTCGAGCGACGCGGTGATGGTCCCGATCCCGCAGTATCCGCTGTACTCTGCGCAGATCACGCTGCTTGGTGGGGTGAAGGTGCCGTACTAcctgcgcgaggcggaggggtggggggtgcagGCGTCAgacctcgctgctgcgtatGACCAGTGCGTGGCCGAGAGCGACGCGACGCCGCGCATTTTTGTGTGTATCAACCCAGGGAACCCGACAGGGAATGTGCTGGAGCGCTGCGTGATGGAAGACGTGGTGCGGTTCTGCCACGAACGTGGGATGCTGTTGCTTGCGGATGAGGTGTACCAGGAAAACGTGTACGACCCGCGGCGCCAGTTCGTTAGCTTCCGTGAGGTTGTGCTTGGGATGCCTGAGCCGTACTGCGTGGAGACAATGCTCGTGTCGCTGCACTCGACGTCGAAGGGCGTGATTGGGGAATGCGGGCGGCGTGGTGGGTACTTCTGCATGACAAACCTGCCCGGtgagctgcgtgcgcaggtTACAAAGCTGTGCTCGATCAACCTGTGCGCGAATGTGAACGGGCAGGTGATGACGGCGCTGATGtgctcgccgccgcgtgAGGGCGATGCGAGCTACGCGTTGTACCGGCGCGAGTACGACGGGATCTTTACGAGCTTGAAGgagcgcgctgcgctgcttgcaCGCGAGCTTGCGACTGTGCGTGGGCTCTCGTGCCAGCCGGTGGAGGGTGCGATGTACGCCTTCTCGACAATCACGCTGCCTGCGCGGTACGGCGCGCGGAACGAGGAGCTGAACGCGAAGGAGGGgcggcagctggcgctggaTGCGCGCTGGGCACTGGAGCTGCTCGAGTCGAGCGGggttgtggtggtgccggGGTCCGGGTTTGGCCAGGCGGCGGGGACGCTGCACTTCCGAACGACGAttctgccgccgctcgcGCAGATGGAGCGAATGGTTCATGCGATCCGCGAGTTCCAAGAGCTGCTCTACAAGCAGTACGCGTAAGAATCTGgcatgcacgcgcgcgcgcttgtgCGTAGataggaggagggggtgttGCTCTCATGTGCCTGAACGGTGCATGAGAGCACGGGCTGCCGCTCCtcgatgtgtgcgtgcgtgtgtgtgtgtgctgataTGCTGGCGTAAAAGTGATCTGTAtgagtgtatgtgtgtagcACACTTACATCCTCTTTAGGTGTTCTCGATGACCTCTTCCCCCACTTGTTTCCGTCTATGCCCATGAGCGTGACGAttgtatgtgtgcatgtatgtatgtatgtatgctGTGCCGCTTGTTGGTAAAATGGAAAAGCTcagaaggagaggcgaaAGAAACGAGTGGAGGACTGGTGGCACAGAGTCGTTTGCTGCAACGCGAGATATGCGGCGTTGATGGGTCTCTTTCCATGGTGACCGACCCTGGTGTACTGAAGAGTGCGAGCATGCCTGCTTTCCCTATCACAGGCGCTTGCATTTCTGCGCGCGGCACTGCTCACGCAGGCAAGACGTGTGgactctctctttctcttggtGTGCGTACTCTCGGCAATTTTTTCCTCTCGATAACCTTCTCCCGCCTCATGTCGTTTTCTTTCCGCTTCTCTAATGCCTCcccgccgccctctcttttgaTATTCACGCGTACATCTTACACGCTTGCCTGTTgtgtccctctcctcttctccccactccgtgtgacggcggcgtctgCTTTACCGCTGCGCGTTTGGGTGTGGGTCTgtcaacacccacccacccacacacacccacatctcGATATTCCGTATGCCCAGCAGCTGGTTagacccctctcccccgcatGGGCACGCGCAAACACACCTTCACTCTCACCGCAGCTCTGCAGGcatccccccttttcttctccccgctgtgtgttgctgccgccgcccgctCTCAGAGCTTTTAAACGCCCACGCACCCATTCTCAAACTCGCGACCATAGACGTATTTATAGAgactttcccccttccccctccccttacCTCAC containing:
- the ALAT gene encoding alanine aminotransferase (TriTrypDB/GeneDB-style sysID: LpmP.12.0630), which translates into the protein MLRNVACRLAPKPCHLNPRVIEAEYAVRGLIPSRADEIKADLAAGRGSYSFQSLVYCNIGNPQSLGQMPLTFYRQVMALVDAPFLLEDPEIVARLPVDAVARAREFLAEIGTGTGAYTESFGYRFARAAVAAHINQHSHHVGPAATVDDVCLTDGASTGVKVFLQVLIGGSSDAVMVPIPQYPLYSAQITLLGGVKVPYYLREAEGWGVQASDLAAAYDQCVAESDATPRIFVCINPGNPTGNVLERCVMEDVVRFCHERGMLLLADEVYQENVYDPRRQFVSFREVVLGMPEPYCVETMLVSLHSTSKGVIGECGRRGGYFCMTNLPGELRAQVTKLCSINLCANVNGQVMTALMCSPPREGDASYALYRREYDGIFTSLKERAALLARELATVRGLSCQPVEGAMYAFSTITLPARYGARNEELNAKEGRQLALDARWALELLESSGVVVVPGSGFGQAAGTLHFRTTILPPLAQMERMVHAIREFQELLYKQYA